A genomic segment from Archangium lipolyticum encodes:
- a CDS encoding cellulase family glycosylhydrolase: MRAPFALALLLLVVACGEDSLEQLQEEASDCPEAPVMRLGPAPSAAVVLNAYYLQEEATRDLRRGRTESPAVEETLAKVAALGGWAVRTTGHNDAADKRGDSAIQVAPLVYDEVSLRGLDLVLTRASAHGVKLVLTLGNYWDAYGGTRRYVEWAGLPSPVEGDPRFFTERPVIEHYKAHVARLLSRVNTFDGLRYGEHPAVLAWELLNEPRGKGLDSEGVAMRAWVDEVAAVVKEYAPGHLVGTGEEGFDVSHGGYDELFWRGTGTSFFEGGTSFRRNTASPFIDFASVHFYPEAYGVKPDTTARAGAHWFSEHAAIARDLGKPLLIGEFALRNREGFSLDERRALYRGWFRCAWRTGVGASGPWMFANDARPDDWDDFTFYYRDGSVPADPRNRYADLIVEAAGLTGKR, from the coding sequence ATGCGTGCCCCTTTCGCGTTGGCGCTGTTGCTCCTGGTGGTGGCTTGCGGCGAGGACTCCCTCGAGCAGCTCCAGGAGGAGGCCTCGGACTGCCCCGAGGCTCCGGTGATGCGGCTCGGCCCGGCGCCCTCCGCGGCGGTGGTGCTCAACGCCTACTACCTCCAGGAAGAGGCCACGAGGGATCTGCGGCGCGGCCGCACCGAGTCTCCCGCCGTGGAGGAGACGCTCGCCAAGGTCGCGGCGCTCGGGGGGTGGGCCGTGCGCACCACGGGCCACAACGACGCGGCCGACAAGCGCGGGGACTCCGCCATCCAGGTGGCTCCTTTGGTGTACGACGAGGTGTCCCTGCGCGGGCTGGATCTGGTGCTCACCCGGGCCTCCGCGCATGGGGTGAAGCTCGTCCTCACGCTGGGCAACTACTGGGATGCCTATGGCGGCACCCGGCGGTACGTGGAGTGGGCGGGGTTACCCTCGCCGGTGGAGGGGGATCCGCGCTTCTTCACCGAGCGCCCCGTCATCGAGCACTACAAGGCGCACGTGGCCCGGCTGCTCTCGCGCGTCAACACCTTCGACGGGCTGCGTTATGGCGAGCACCCGGCCGTGCTGGCCTGGGAGCTGCTCAACGAGCCTCGCGGCAAGGGGTTGGACTCCGAGGGCGTGGCCATGCGGGCCTGGGTGGACGAGGTGGCCGCCGTGGTGAAGGAGTACGCGCCCGGGCACCTGGTGGGCACGGGTGAGGAGGGCTTCGACGTCTCCCATGGGGGCTACGACGAGCTCTTCTGGCGCGGCACGGGCACCTCCTTCTTCGAGGGGGGCACCAGCTTCCGCCGCAACACGGCCTCGCCCTTCATCGACTTCGCCAGCGTGCACTTCTACCCGGAGGCCTACGGCGTGAAGCCGGACACCACGGCCCGGGCGGGCGCGCACTGGTTCTCCGAGCACGCCGCCATCGCCAGGGATCTCGGCAAGCCGCTGCTCATCGGCGAGTTCGCCCTGCGCAACCGGGAGGGCTTCTCCCTCGACGAGCGGCGCGCCCTGTACCGGGGCTGGTTCCGCTGCGCCTGGCGCACCGGGGTGGGTGCGAGTGGCCCCTGGATGTTCGCCAACGATGCCCGTCCGGATGACTGGGATGACTTCACCTTCTACTACCGCGATGGCTCCGTCCCGGCCGACCCCCGCAACCGCTACGCAGACCTCATCGTCGAGGCCGCGGGTCTCACCGGGAAGCGGTGA